The Paenibacillus sp. YPG26 genome includes a window with the following:
- the rpoC gene encoding DNA-directed RNA polymerase subunit beta': protein MLDVNNFEFMKIGLASPDKIRSWSRGEVKKPETINYRTLKPEKEGLFCEKIFGPTKDWECHCGKYKRVRYKGVVCDRCGVEVTRAKVRRERMGHIELAAPVSHIWYFKGIPSRMGLALDMSPRSLEEIIYFASYVVTDPGDTPLEKKQLLSEKEYRSYREKYGYGFQAGMGAEAVKKLLQDIDVEKELDFLKEELRTAQGQRRNRAIKRLEVIEAFRNSGNEPEWMILDVLPVIPPELRPMVQLDGGRFATSDLNDLYRRVINRNNRLKRLLDLGAPDIIVQNEKRMLQEAVDALIDNGRRGRPVTGPGNRPLKSLSHMLKGKQGRFRQNLLGKRVDYSGRSVIVVGPYLKMYQCGLPKEMALELFKPFVMKELVNKGLAHNIKSAKRKVERVSPEVWDVLEEVIKEHPVLLNRAPTLHRLGIQAFEPILVEGRAIRLHPLVCTAYNADFDGDQMAVHVPLSAEAQAEARILMLASGNILNPKDGKPVVTPSQDMVLGSFYLTMDDNQAKGSGMILGSVNEAVSAYQRGAASLHARVVIPAKALNKEGFTPEQQKALLVTTVGKIIFNEIFPSSFPYINEATRDNLFNGTPDRYFVHEKGADLAERINDPAIAGAVGKEYLGSIIARCFETYHTTETSVILDRIKQLGFTYSTRAGVSIAVSDVIVPEEKATIMRESDEKVRVVTNQYRRGLITDEERYDRVIDIWSKSKDQLTEVLMKSMDRFNSIMLMVDSKARGNKSQITQLGGMRGLMATPSGRIYELPIKANFREGLTVLEYFISTHGARKGLADTALRTADSGYLTRRLVDVAQDVIVREDDCGTDKGITVSRIQDGKEIIEDLFDRIEGRYSFQTIKHPETGEVIVARNELIDTDRANAIVNAGVEKLQIRSVLSCRARHGVCKKCYGRNLATGKFVEIGEAVGIIAAQSIGEPGTQLTMRTFHTGGVAGDDITQGLPRIQELFEARNPKGQATISELDGVVKEIREAKDRREIEIQGEAETKVYSVTYGSRLRVSEGQEIEAGDELTDGSIDPKEILRIKGIRGVQNYILQEVQRVYRNQGVEINDKHIEVMIKQMLRKIRIVDAGDTTLLPGSFVDIYEYETANKEAILSDKEPAVAKPVLLGITKASLETDSFLSAASFQETTRVLTDAAIKGKVDKLLGLKENVIIGKLIPAGTGMNRYRSVQFDDQEEGDVSAENLETVSVE from the coding sequence TTGTTGGACGTCAACAATTTCGAGTTTATGAAAATTGGGCTTGCTTCCCCAGATAAAATTCGTTCTTGGTCCCGCGGAGAAGTGAAGAAGCCGGAGACGATTAACTATCGTACGCTGAAGCCGGAGAAAGAGGGGCTCTTCTGCGAGAAAATTTTCGGTCCTACAAAAGACTGGGAATGTCACTGCGGTAAGTACAAGCGTGTGCGTTACAAAGGCGTTGTCTGCGATCGCTGCGGCGTTGAAGTAACACGTGCGAAGGTCCGCCGTGAGCGCATGGGTCACATCGAGCTGGCTGCTCCAGTTTCTCATATATGGTATTTCAAAGGGATTCCAAGCCGTATGGGATTGGCTTTGGATATGTCCCCTAGATCACTGGAAGAGATTATTTATTTTGCATCATATGTTGTAACAGATCCTGGCGATACGCCGCTTGAGAAAAAGCAGCTCCTGTCCGAGAAGGAATACCGCAGCTACCGTGAGAAATACGGCTACGGCTTCCAAGCCGGTATGGGTGCCGAAGCAGTTAAGAAGCTTCTGCAGGATATCGACGTGGAGAAAGAGCTTGATTTCCTGAAGGAAGAACTGCGTACTGCTCAAGGTCAGCGTCGTAACCGTGCGATCAAACGTCTTGAAGTTATCGAAGCCTTCCGCAACTCCGGCAATGAGCCGGAGTGGATGATTCTGGACGTTCTTCCGGTCATCCCTCCGGAACTTCGTCCGATGGTTCAGCTCGATGGCGGACGTTTTGCAACCTCTGACCTTAATGACCTGTACCGCCGCGTAATCAACCGGAACAACCGGTTGAAGCGTCTCCTGGATCTCGGAGCACCTGATATTATCGTCCAAAACGAGAAGCGGATGCTTCAAGAAGCTGTTGATGCGCTGATCGATAACGGCCGCCGCGGGCGTCCTGTAACTGGTCCTGGTAACCGTCCGCTCAAATCTCTCAGCCATATGCTGAAAGGTAAGCAAGGACGCTTCCGTCAGAACCTGCTCGGTAAACGGGTTGACTATTCTGGTCGTTCCGTTATCGTCGTAGGTCCTTACCTGAAGATGTACCAATGCGGACTGCCTAAGGAAATGGCACTTGAGTTGTTCAAACCATTCGTGATGAAAGAGCTTGTCAACAAAGGACTTGCTCATAACATCAAGAGCGCGAAGCGCAAGGTTGAACGTGTCAGCCCTGAAGTATGGGACGTACTCGAAGAAGTGATCAAGGAGCATCCGGTTCTTCTGAACCGTGCACCGACGCTTCACCGTCTGGGTATCCAAGCGTTCGAGCCTATCCTGGTAGAAGGACGCGCGATTCGTCTTCACCCGCTCGTATGTACGGCTTACAATGCCGACTTTGATGGTGACCAAATGGCGGTTCACGTTCCTCTGTCAGCGGAAGCGCAAGCAGAAGCTCGAATCCTGATGCTGGCATCGGGTAACATCCTGAACCCGAAAGATGGCAAGCCAGTTGTTACTCCATCCCAAGATATGGTCCTTGGATCCTTCTACCTGACAATGGATGATAACCAGGCTAAAGGTTCAGGCATGATTCTGGGAAGCGTGAACGAAGCCGTGTCCGCTTACCAGCGTGGAGCAGCATCCCTGCATGCACGTGTCGTTATTCCGGCTAAAGCCTTGAATAAAGAAGGATTTACACCTGAACAGCAAAAAGCGCTGTTGGTAACTACGGTAGGGAAAATCATTTTCAATGAAATCTTCCCATCCAGCTTCCCTTACATTAACGAAGCTACCCGGGATAACCTGTTCAATGGTACACCGGATCGCTACTTTGTACATGAGAAGGGTGCGGATCTCGCAGAACGTATCAATGATCCTGCTATTGCAGGAGCTGTTGGTAAGGAGTATCTGGGATCCATCATTGCACGCTGCTTCGAGACTTATCACACGACCGAAACGTCTGTGATTTTGGATAGAATCAAACAGCTTGGATTCACGTATTCTACGCGTGCGGGTGTAAGTATTGCCGTATCTGACGTTATAGTACCTGAAGAAAAAGCAACCATTATGCGCGAATCCGATGAGAAAGTACGTGTAGTTACGAACCAGTATCGCCGCGGCTTGATTACGGATGAAGAGCGTTATGACCGTGTAATTGACATCTGGTCCAAATCCAAGGACCAGTTGACAGAAGTCCTCATGAAATCGATGGACCGCTTCAACTCCATCATGCTCATGGTTGACTCCAAAGCGCGGGGTAACAAATCGCAGATCACTCAGCTGGGTGGGATGCGGGGTCTGATGGCGACACCATCAGGACGTATCTATGAGCTTCCGATCAAAGCGAACTTCCGTGAAGGTCTTACGGTCCTCGAGTACTTTATCTCGACTCACGGAGCACGTAAAGGTCTGGCGGATACAGCTCTTCGTACAGCTGACTCAGGTTACCTGACCCGCCGTCTGGTTGACGTTGCACAGGACGTTATCGTTCGCGAGGACGACTGTGGAACAGATAAAGGGATTACAGTATCCCGTATCCAGGATGGTAAGGAAATCATCGAGGATCTCTTCGACCGTATTGAAGGACGCTACTCGTTCCAGACGATCAAGCATCCGGAGACAGGCGAGGTTATTGTGGCTCGTAATGAGCTCATCGATACAGATCGTGCGAATGCCATTGTGAATGCCGGTGTAGAGAAGCTCCAGATTCGTTCTGTACTGAGCTGTCGTGCCCGTCATGGTGTTTGTAAGAAGTGTTATGGCCGTAACTTGGCTACAGGCAAGTTCGTTGAGATCGGTGAAGCGGTGGGTATCATCGCAGCCCAATCCATCGGAGAGCCGGGAACCCAGCTCACGATGCGTACGTTCCATACCGGGGGCGTTGCGGGAGACGATATCACTCAAGGTTTGCCGCGTATTCAGGAGCTCTTTGAAGCCCGGAATCCGAAAGGTCAGGCCACAATCAGTGAACTTGATGGTGTAGTCAAAGAAATCCGTGAAGCTAAGGATCGCCGTGAAATTGAGATCCAAGGTGAAGCGGAGACTAAGGTCTACTCCGTAACTTACGGTTCTCGTCTTCGCGTAAGCGAAGGTCAAGAGATCGAAGCCGGAGATGAGCTTACCGACGGTTCTATCGACCCTAAAGAAATTCTGCGCATCAAAGGTATCCGCGGCGTACAAAACTACATTTTGCAAGAAGTGCAGCGTGTATACCGTAACCAAGGCGTAGAAATCAACGATAAGCACATTGAAGTTATGATCAAGCAGATGCTTCGCAAGATCCGTATTGTGGATGCTGGAGATACTACACTCCTTCCAGGCTCATTTGTGGATATTTACGAATACGAGACTGCGAACAAAGAGGCGATCCTGTCGGATAAAGAGCCTGCTGTAGCTAAACCGGTCTTACTCGGGATTACCAAGGCTTCGCTTGAGACAGACTCCTTCCTGTCGGCCGCTTCCTTCCAGGAGACGACCCGGGTTCTTACCGATGCTGCTATCAAAGGTAAAGTTGATAAGCTGCTCGGCTTGAAAGAGAATGTTATTATCGGTAAGCTGATCCCGGCAGGTACGGGTATGAACCGTTACCGCAGTGTTCAGTTTGACGATCAAGAAGAAGGCGACGTATCTGCTGAGAATCTTGAGACAGTATCGGTAGAATAG
- the rpoB gene encoding DNA-directed RNA polymerase subunit beta: protein MAGHLVQYGRRTRRSYARINEVLEVPNLIEIQQKSYEWFLEEGLREMFQDISPIQDFTGNLILEFIDYSLGEPKYTVDDAKERDVTYAAPLRVKVRLINKETGEVKEQEVFMGDFPLMTETGTFIINGAERVIVSQLVRSPSVYFNTKIDKNGKKAYTATVIPNRGAWLELETDAKDIIYVRIDRTRKIPVTVLLRALGFGTDAEILDLLGNDEYIRNTLDKDNTDSTEKALIEIYERLRPGEPPTLDNARSLLVARFFDPKRYDLANVGRYKINKKLHIKNRLFNQRLAESLIDTSTGEIIAEAGQMVDRRLLDEILKNLEEGVGFKTYHVANGVLETEDVPLQTIDVFSPIEDGKVVKVIANRDIDKSVKNITPADIISSISYFINLLHGIGSTDDIDHLGNRRLRSVGELLQNQFRIGLSRMERVVRERMSIQDANVITPQALINIRPVIASIKEFFGSSQLSQFMDQTNPLAELTHKRRLSALGPGGLTRERAGMEVRDVHHSHYGRMCPIETPEGPNIGLINSLSTFARINEYGFIEAPYRWVDPKTGKVTEQISYLTADEEDNYVIAQANVELNEDGSFKEEQVIVRYNKQSDNILTMPSDRVDYMDISPKQVVSVATALIPFLENDDSNRALMGSNMQRQAVPLLIPKAPLVGTGMEHKSAKDSGVCIVAKYDGIIERSAANEIWLRRVETVEGKEVKGDLVKYKLHKFMRSNQGTCINQRPIVKRGDIVKKGDILADGPSTEMGELALGRNVVVAFMTWEGYNYEDAILLSEKLVKEDVYTSIHIEEYESEARDTKLGPEEITRDIPNVGEEALRNLDERGIIRVGAEISAGDILVGKVTPKGVTELTAEERLLHAIFGEKAREVRDTSLRVPHGTDGIVVDVKVFTRENGDELPPGVNQLVRVYIAQKRKISEGDKMAGRHGNKGVVARILPEEDMPFMPDGTPVQVVLNPLGVPSRMNIGQVLEIHLGMAAMKLGIHVATPVFDGANEYDVFDTMEEAGMQRNGKTVLYDGRTGDRFEREVTVGVMHMIKLAHMVDDKIHARSTGPYSLVTQQPLGGKAQFGGQRFGEMEVWALEAYGAAYTLQEILTVKSDDVVGRVKTYESIVKGENVPEPGVPESFKVLIKELQSLGMDVKILSENEEEIEMREIDDEEDAAGDKLSLNLEGSEVGVE from the coding sequence TTGGCAGGACATCTTGTTCAATATGGTCGACGCACTCGGCGTAGTTATGCGCGAATTAACGAGGTACTCGAGGTTCCGAACCTGATTGAGATCCAACAAAAATCATACGAGTGGTTTTTGGAGGAAGGTCTTCGGGAAATGTTTCAGGACATCTCGCCGATACAGGATTTTACCGGCAATTTGATTCTGGAATTTATCGACTACAGTCTTGGTGAACCAAAGTATACGGTAGACGATGCGAAAGAGCGTGACGTTACGTATGCTGCACCACTTAGAGTAAAAGTCCGGCTCATTAATAAAGAAACCGGCGAAGTCAAAGAGCAGGAAGTGTTCATGGGGGATTTCCCGCTGATGACGGAAACCGGCACCTTCATTATCAATGGTGCAGAACGGGTTATTGTCAGCCAGTTGGTCCGCTCCCCTAGCGTCTATTTCAATACCAAAATAGATAAGAACGGCAAGAAGGCCTACACTGCGACGGTAATTCCTAACCGTGGTGCATGGCTTGAGCTTGAGACGGATGCTAAGGACATTATTTATGTCCGGATCGACCGTACTCGTAAAATACCTGTAACTGTATTGCTTCGCGCACTCGGTTTTGGTACGGATGCTGAGATTCTAGACCTTCTCGGTAACGATGAATATATCCGCAATACGCTGGACAAAGACAATACGGACTCCACGGAGAAAGCGCTCATTGAAATTTATGAACGTCTTCGTCCGGGCGAGCCTCCTACACTTGATAATGCAAGAAGTTTGCTGGTTGCGCGTTTCTTTGATCCGAAGCGTTATGATCTGGCGAACGTAGGCCGCTACAAAATCAACAAAAAGCTTCATATTAAGAACCGTCTCTTTAACCAACGCCTTGCAGAGTCCCTGATTGATACATCAACAGGTGAGATTATTGCAGAAGCGGGTCAAATGGTTGATCGCCGTTTGCTGGATGAGATTCTTAAGAACCTGGAAGAGGGAGTTGGCTTCAAGACTTACCATGTAGCTAATGGTGTGCTTGAAACTGAGGATGTGCCTCTACAGACTATTGATGTATTCTCTCCAATTGAAGATGGTAAAGTTGTTAAAGTCATCGCTAACCGCGATATCGATAAATCAGTTAAGAACATTACGCCTGCTGATATTATCTCCTCAATCAGTTATTTCATTAACCTGCTGCATGGAATCGGAAGCACGGATGATATCGACCATCTGGGTAACCGCCGTCTACGCTCTGTTGGTGAGTTGCTGCAGAACCAGTTCCGTATCGGTCTATCCCGTATGGAGCGCGTAGTTCGTGAGAGAATGTCCATCCAGGATGCTAATGTAATTACACCGCAGGCTCTAATCAACATTCGTCCGGTTATTGCCTCAATCAAAGAGTTCTTCGGAAGCTCCCAGCTGTCCCAGTTCATGGACCAGACGAACCCGCTGGCGGAACTTACGCATAAGCGCCGTCTGTCTGCACTCGGACCTGGTGGTTTGACCCGGGAACGTGCGGGCATGGAAGTGCGTGACGTTCACCACTCTCACTATGGCCGTATGTGTCCGATTGAGACACCGGAAGGACCGAACATCGGTCTGATCAACTCCTTGTCCACATTTGCCCGTATCAATGAGTATGGCTTCATTGAAGCGCCATATCGTTGGGTAGATCCTAAGACAGGTAAAGTTACGGAGCAAATTTCTTACTTGACTGCGGATGAGGAAGATAACTACGTTATCGCGCAGGCCAATGTCGAGCTCAATGAAGACGGCAGCTTTAAGGAAGAACAAGTCATTGTTCGTTATAACAAGCAGTCCGATAACATTTTGACTATGCCTAGTGACCGCGTTGACTACATGGATATCTCTCCGAAGCAGGTAGTGTCTGTTGCTACAGCGCTGATTCCTTTCTTGGAGAACGATGACTCCAACCGCGCACTCATGGGATCGAACATGCAGCGGCAGGCTGTACCACTTCTAATTCCTAAGGCACCTCTTGTAGGGACGGGAATGGAGCACAAGTCTGCGAAAGACTCTGGTGTATGTATAGTTGCTAAGTATGACGGGATCATTGAGCGTTCGGCAGCTAATGAAATTTGGCTGCGCCGCGTTGAGACGGTCGAAGGCAAGGAAGTCAAAGGCGACCTTGTTAAATATAAATTACACAAATTTATGCGTTCGAACCAAGGGACATGCATTAACCAGCGTCCAATCGTCAAGAGAGGCGATATCGTCAAGAAGGGTGATATCCTTGCTGACGGCCCTTCCACAGAGATGGGTGAATTGGCACTGGGCCGCAATGTGGTCGTGGCCTTCATGACTTGGGAAGGTTACAACTATGAGGATGCGATTCTCCTTAGTGAGAAGCTCGTCAAAGAAGATGTATATACATCGATCCACATTGAGGAGTATGAATCCGAAGCGCGTGACACGAAGCTTGGACCGGAAGAAATTACACGCGATATTCCTAACGTAGGTGAAGAAGCTCTTAGAAACCTCGACGAGCGCGGAATTATTCGTGTAGGTGCTGAGATCAGTGCCGGTGATATTCTGGTTGGTAAAGTTACACCAAAGGGTGTTACTGAACTGACTGCGGAAGAGCGCTTGCTTCATGCGATTTTCGGTGAGAAGGCTCGTGAAGTTCGTGATACTTCCCTGCGTGTACCGCACGGTACTGACGGTATCGTTGTGGATGTTAAGGTCTTCACTCGTGAGAACGGGGATGAACTGCCGCCAGGTGTTAATCAACTGGTTCGTGTATATATTGCCCAAAAACGTAAGATTTCCGAAGGTGACAAAATGGCCGGACGACATGGTAACAAGGGTGTCGTAGCGCGTATTTTGCCAGAGGAAGATATGCCGTTCATGCCTGACGGAACACCAGTGCAGGTTGTTCTTAACCCGCTGGGGGTACCTTCACGGATGAACATCGGGCAGGTGCTTGAGATCCACCTGGGTATGGCCGCAATGAAGCTCGGTATCCACGTGGCAACACCAGTCTTTGATGGAGCGAACGAGTACGATGTGTTCGATACCATGGAAGAGGCAGGTATGCAGCGTAATGGTAAAACCGTTCTGTATGATGGCCGTACGGGTGACAGATTTGAACGTGAAGTTACAGTAGGCGTCATGCACATGATCAAGCTCGCTCACATGGTTGACGATAAGATCCATGCCCGCTCTACAGGTCCTTACTCACTCGTTACCCAACAGCCTCTGGGTGGTAAAGCTCAGTTCGGTGGACAGCGTTTCGGGGAGATGGAGGTATGGGCGCTTGAGGCATATGGTGCGGCGTACACTCTCCAGGAGATTCTCACAGTTAAATCCGATGACGTGGTGGGACGGGTTAAGACCTACGAATCCATTGTCAAAGGCGAGAATGTGCCGGAGCCAGGCGTTCCTGAGTCCTTCAAAGTATTGATCAAAGAGCTTCAAAGCTTGGGTATGGACGTGAAAATCCTGAGTGAGAATGAAGAAGAGATCGAAATGAGAGAAATAGACGATGAAGAGGATGCTGCAGGCGACAAGCTTAGCTTGAACCTGGAGGGCTCTGAAGTCGGCGTAGAATAG
- a CDS encoding class I SAM-dependent methyltransferase, whose product MSDHYYSSKPVTAHNRKTWEATLRGRLYKFVSDAGVFSKQGVDFGSRVLIDAMEIPEDASVLDVGCGYGPMGMAAAGLASRGRVTLIDVNERAIELAKENVSNNGIKNVTVIQSDLYKALGDEKFDVILTNPPIRAGKATVHAIFEGAADRLNEGGSLWVVIQKKQGAPSAKEKLESLFGEVEEVTKEKGYRIFRATKK is encoded by the coding sequence ATGTCCGATCATTATTATTCCAGTAAGCCGGTGACGGCTCATAACCGCAAGACCTGGGAGGCGACGCTAAGAGGCAGGCTCTATAAGTTCGTGAGCGATGCTGGAGTGTTCTCCAAGCAAGGGGTAGACTTCGGAAGCCGTGTATTGATTGATGCTATGGAAATTCCTGAGGATGCTAGCGTTCTGGATGTAGGCTGTGGATACGGTCCAATGGGAATGGCTGCGGCAGGGCTTGCCTCACGGGGGCGAGTGACCCTGATTGATGTGAATGAACGTGCTATTGAATTAGCCAAAGAGAATGTCTCGAATAATGGAATCAAGAACGTCACGGTGATCCAAAGTGATCTCTACAAGGCGCTCGGTGATGAGAAGTTTGATGTAATATTAACGAATCCACCAATACGAGCAGGCAAGGCAACGGTTCATGCTATCTTTGAAGGAGCCGCAGACAGGCTTAATGAAGGTGGTTCACTGTGGGTAGTAATTCAAAAGAAGCAGGGAGCCCCTTCGGCGAAGGAAAAGCTGGAATCCTTATTTGGGGAAGTTGAGGAAGTTACCAAAGAGAAGGGTTACCGAATCTTTAGGGCTACAAAAAAATAA
- the rplL gene encoding 50S ribosomal protein L7/L12, translating into MSKETILEEIKGMTVLELNDLVKAIEEEFGVTAAAPVVVAGGGGGEAAAEQSEFDVILTSAGASKINVIKVVREITGLGLKEAKDLVDNAPKALKEKVSKEDAEAVKAKLEEAGASVEVK; encoded by the coding sequence ATGAGTAAAGAAACAATTTTGGAAGAAATCAAAGGTATGACTGTTCTTGAACTTAACGATCTCGTTAAAGCAATCGAAGAAGAATTCGGCGTAACTGCAGCAGCTCCAGTAGTTGTAGCAGGTGGCGGCGGTGGCGAAGCAGCTGCTGAGCAATCCGAGTTCGACGTAATTTTGACAAGCGCTGGCGCTTCCAAAATCAACGTAATCAAAGTGGTTCGCGAAATCACTGGTCTTGGTCTGAAAGAAGCAAAAGACCTGGTTGACAACGCTCCAAAAGCATTGAAAGAAAAAGTATCTAAAGAAGATGCTGAAGCGGTTAAAGCTAAATTGGAAGAAGCAGGCGCTTCTGTAGAAGTTAAGTAA
- the rplJ gene encoding 50S ribosomal protein L10: MANAKVIQAKQDAVDVVTTKLRESVTTVVADYRGLNVSQVTELRKQLREAGIEFQVLKNSIVRRATAAAELTELDEVLTGPTAIAFSADDAVAPAKILNDFAKKNDALKVKGGVVEGRVVGVDQIKALAELPSREGLLSMLLSVLQAPVRNFALAVKAVADKEETGASA, translated from the coding sequence TTGGCAAATGCAAAAGTAATTCAAGCAAAACAAGATGCCGTTGACGTGGTAACTACTAAGCTGCGCGAGAGCGTAACAACTGTTGTTGCTGACTATCGCGGTCTGAATGTTTCTCAAGTAACCGAACTTCGTAAGCAGCTTCGTGAAGCTGGTATCGAATTCCAAGTACTGAAGAACTCGATCGTTCGCCGTGCGACTGCAGCTGCAGAATTGACAGAACTGGATGAAGTTCTGACAGGTCCAACAGCAATCGCATTCAGCGCGGATGATGCAGTAGCTCCAGCTAAAATTCTTAACGATTTCGCTAAGAAGAATGATGCTCTTAAAGTTAAGGGTGGCGTGGTTGAAGGCCGTGTAGTCGGCGTTGACCAAATCAAAGCTCTTGCAGAGCTTCCTTCACGCGAAGGTCTCCTTTCCATGCTCCTCAGCGTGCTTCAAGCTCCTGTGCGCAACTTCGCGCTTGCAGTTAAAGCCGTTGCTGACAAAGAAGAAACTGGCGCTAGCGCGTAA
- the rplA gene encoding 50S ribosomal protein L1, whose translation MAKHGKKYLEAAKLIDSEATYEPAEAVELVKKAATAKFDETVEAAVRLGVDPRKQDQAVRGVVVLPHGTGKTQRVLVFAKGEKAKEAEAAGADYVGDQDVINKIQQGWFEFDVCVATPDMMSEVGKLGRLLGGKGLMPNPKAGTVTFDVAKAVQEIKAGKIEYRLDKAGQIHAPIGKVSFDAEKLNENLKALIDALNRAKPAAAKGVYLKNIAISSTMGPSARVNTTSYR comes from the coding sequence ATGGCTAAACACGGTAAAAAATACCTTGAAGCTGCTAAGCTGATTGATAGTGAAGCAACTTACGAGCCTGCTGAAGCCGTTGAACTGGTTAAGAAGGCAGCTACTGCTAAATTCGACGAGACTGTTGAAGCCGCAGTACGTTTGGGTGTAGACCCTCGTAAACAAGACCAAGCTGTTCGTGGTGTAGTTGTATTGCCACACGGTACTGGTAAAACTCAACGTGTCCTTGTATTCGCTAAAGGCGAGAAAGCAAAAGAAGCGGAAGCTGCTGGTGCTGACTACGTAGGCGATCAAGACGTTATCAACAAAATCCAACAAGGCTGGTTCGAGTTCGATGTGTGTGTAGCAACACCGGACATGATGAGTGAAGTTGGTAAATTGGGTCGTCTTCTCGGGGGTAAAGGTTTGATGCCTAACCCTAAAGCGGGAACAGTTACATTTGATGTAGCTAAGGCGGTTCAAGAAATCAAAGCGGGTAAAATCGAATACCGTCTTGATAAAGCAGGTCAAATTCATGCACCAATCGGCAAAGTATCTTTTGATGCTGAAAAGCTGAATGAGAACCTTAAAGCTCTCATCGATGCATTGAACCGCGCTAAACCAGCGGCTGCTAAAGGCGTATACTTGAAGAACATCGCGATCTCTTCGACGATGGGACCAAGTGCCCGTGTGAACACTACATCTTACAGATAA